The proteins below come from a single Etheostoma spectabile isolate EspeVRDwgs_2016 chromosome 4, UIUC_Espe_1.0, whole genome shotgun sequence genomic window:
- the spdef gene encoding SAM pointed domain-containing Ets transcription factor, whose amino-acid sequence MTNPVGSLSEGPLYGSRLGMTEDSLAILERNRGSGEPWDLGETKPNVEALERGVPGFYLSCFDMLLTEDATWLVKVSEASPTVVSTMTRMEPQEEPEQCPVIDSQEQGLSPGLEGQEEERSLEQVQCMVVGEVLKDIETACKLLNITPDPIEWNTGNVQKWLLWTEHLYRLPHAGKAFQELTGKDVCAMSEDEFRQRSPQCGDTLHAHLDIWKSAAWMKERCSVGDTKTTGGEDLWSEADSSCSGQPIHLWQFLRELLLKPHNYGRCIRWLNKEKGIFKIEDSAHVARLWGLRKNRPAMNYDKLSRSIRQYYKKGIIRKPDVSQRLVYQFVHPV is encoded by the exons ATGACAAATCCAGTGGGCAGTTTATCGGAAGGCCCATTGTATGGATCCCGGCTCGGGATGACGGAGGACTCCCTCGCCATTCTGGAGCGAAACAGAGGCTCTGGAGAACCCTGGGACCTGGGGGAGACCAAACCGAACGTGGAAGCCCTGGAGCGCGGTGTTCCGGGCTTCTACCTGTCCTGCTTTGACATGCTCCTCACTGAAGACGCCACCTGGCTGGTGAAAGTTTCAGAGGCCTCCCCAACGGTGGTTTCCACCATGACTCGCATGGAGCCCCAGGAAGAACCAGAGCAGTGCCCCGTCATTGACAGCCAGGAACAGGGACTCTCTCCTGGGCTGGAGGGGCAGGAGGAGGAGCGGTCTCTGGAGCAGGTGCAATGCATGGTGGTGGGAGAAGTGCTGAAGGACATTGAAACAGCCTGCAAACTGCTCAACATCACCCCAG ACCCTATAGAGTGGAACACAGGGAACGTCCAGAAGTGGCTTCTGTGGACTGAACATCTGTACCGGTTGCCCCATGCAGGAAAGGCCTTCCAGGAGCTGACGGGAAAGGACGTGTGTGCCATGAGCGAGGATGAGTTTCGCCAACGCTCGCCACAGTGTGGAGACACGCTGCACGCACACCTGGACATATGGAAGtcag CTGCCTGGATGAAAGAGAGGTGTTCAGTTGGGGATACAAAAACTACTG GTGGTGAGGATCTTTGGTCCGAGGCAGATTCCTCTTGTTCCGGTCAGCCCATTCATCTGTGGCAATTCCTCAGAGAACTACTGCTTAAACCTCACAACTATGGACGCTGCATCCGCTGGCTCAATAAAGAAAAAg GTATCTTTAAAATCGAAGACTCGGCTCATGTTGCGAGACTGTGGGGACTCAGAAAGAACCGGCCAGCTATGAACTATGACAAGCTGAGCCGCTCCATACGTCAGTACTACAAGAAGGGCATCATCCGCAAGCCCGACGTGTCTCAGAGACTGGTGTACCAGTTCGTTCACCCAGTGTGA